The following are from one region of the Paenibacillus sabinae T27 genome:
- a CDS encoding thiamine pyrophosphate-dependent dehydrogenase E1 component subunit alpha: MYRKMQSIRKFEKTASVFFAEGKIPGFVHLYIGEEAIAVGACANLRDDDYITSTHRGHGHIVAKGGNLKYMMAELFGKETGYCKGKGGSMHIADAELGILGANGIVGAGHLIATGAAWSAKYRGTDQVSVCFFGDASTNQSTFHEAMNLASLWKLPVIFVCENNLYGISVSQARHQNIQDISERASGYGMPSLSADGNDVLTVYEKVGEAVSRARAGEGPTLLEFKTYRHHGHFEGDAGAYRPKEEVEAWLQKDPLPRFESYLLDNGGLTEEELEAIRQEIDQEIREALEFADASPYPAPESSVRDIYSDLIEEARIR, translated from the coding sequence ATGTACCGGAAAATGCAGAGCATTCGCAAGTTTGAAAAGACAGCGTCGGTCTTCTTCGCGGAAGGCAAGATTCCGGGCTTTGTGCATTTATATATCGGGGAAGAAGCGATCGCCGTCGGCGCCTGCGCGAACTTGAGGGACGATGACTACATTACCAGCACCCATCGGGGGCACGGGCATATCGTTGCCAAAGGCGGCAATTTAAAGTACATGATGGCGGAACTGTTCGGCAAAGAAACGGGTTACTGTAAAGGAAAAGGAGGCTCCATGCACATCGCGGACGCGGAGCTGGGCATTCTTGGCGCCAACGGCATTGTTGGGGCCGGGCATCTGATCGCGACGGGTGCGGCCTGGAGCGCGAAGTACAGAGGAACCGATCAAGTGAGCGTATGCTTTTTTGGAGACGCTTCCACGAACCAAAGCACCTTCCATGAGGCGATGAATTTGGCGAGCCTGTGGAAGCTGCCGGTGATTTTCGTCTGCGAGAATAATTTGTACGGCATCTCCGTCAGCCAGGCGAGACACCAGAATATACAGGATATTTCGGAGCGGGCCTCCGGCTATGGCATGCCTTCGCTTTCGGCGGACGGCAATGACGTGCTTACGGTCTACGAAAAAGTGGGCGAAGCGGTGAGCCGGGCGCGAGCGGGCGAAGGGCCGACTTTGCTGGAGTTTAAGACGTACCGGCATCACGGCCATTTTGAAGGCGACGCGGGCGCTTACCGGCCTAAGGAGGAGGTGGAGGCCTGGCTGCAAAAGGACCCGCTTCCAAGGTTCGAAAGCTATTTGCTGGACAACGGCGGCCTGACGGAAGAGGAGCTTGAGGCGATCCGGCAGGAGATCGATCAGGAAATCCGGGAAGCGCTGGAGTTCGCCGACGCAAGCCCGTATCCGGCTCCGGAGTCTTCCGTGCGGGACATTTACTCCGATTTGATCGAGGAGGCGCGAATCAGATGA